The proteins below are encoded in one region of bacterium:
- a CDS encoding sulfurtransferase TusA family protein, giving the protein MSNIIPDAELDCIGLYCPMPIAMTKEEIEKLDIGKILKVTTDDPAAEEDIKRWAKRMGQEIVEFKKEETILTFFIKKLN; this is encoded by the coding sequence ATGTCGAATATTATACCGGATGCCGAATTAGATTGTATTGGGCTTTACTGCCCTATGCCTATTGCTATGACAAAAGAAGAAATAGAAAAGCTTGATATAGGAAAGATATTAAAAGTAACAACGGATGACCCTGCAGCGGAAGAAGATATAAAAAGATGGGCGAAAAGAATGGGGCAGGAGATTGTTGAATTTAAAAAAGAAGAAACAATATTGACTTTTTTTATAAAAAAGCTTAACTAA
- a CDS encoding ferritin yields MIKKKMEKALNKQINWELYSSYFYLSMATYFESINLSGFANWMKVQAREELEHAMKMFNYLVEQKNRVILSGIASPPSDWKSPLDVFEDTYRHEKKVTGLINKLIELAGMEKDSETKAFLQWFVKEQVEEEENASKIVKRLKLIGNSKSKLAVFDKELSRRK; encoded by the coding sequence ATGATTAAAAAGAAAATGGAAAAAGCACTGAATAAGCAAATAAATTGGGAACTATATTCTTCTTATTTTTATCTATCAATGGCTACTTATTTTGAATCTATTAATCTTAGCGGGTTTGCTAACTGGATGAAAGTTCAGGCGCGGGAAGAGTTAGAACATGCGATGAAGATGTTTAATTATCTGGTTGAGCAAAAAAATAGAGTAATACTTTCAGGTATTGCTTCTCCGCCTTCAGACTGGAAATCTCCGCTTGATGTGTTTGAAGATACGTATAGACATGAGAAAAAGGTGACAGGATTAATAAATAAACTTATTGAACTTGCCGGAATGGAAAAAGATTCTGAAACAAAAGCTTTCTTGCAGTGGTTTGTAAAAGAACAGGTTGAGGAAGAAGAAAATGCAAGTAAGATTGTAAAAAGACTTAAACTTATAGGCAATTCTAAAAGTAAGTTAGCAGTATTTGATAAAGAGCTATCGAGGAGAAAGTAG
- a CDS encoding rubredoxin, producing MDKYICKVCGYIYDPDAGDPDSGITPGTSFEEIPDNWVCPLCGVGKDQFDKME from the coding sequence ATGGATAAATATATATGCAAAGTTTGTGGGTATATTTATGACCCTGACGCAGGTGATCCTGATTCAGGAATAACACCCGGAACATCTTTTGAAGAAATACCGGATAATTGGGTATGTCCGTTATGCGGGGTTGGTAAAGACCAGTTTGACAAGATGGAATAG
- a CDS encoding FprA family A-type flavoprotein has product MNARELKPNVYWVGAVDWDRRLFDELIPLPNGTSYNSYLIKGSDKTALVDTVDPSKTYILIDRLNQLSVKKIDYVIINHAEQDHSGSLPDILKIYPEAKVVTTSKCKTMLINLLEVSEDKIISVEDRETLSLGDKTLEFMHFPWVHWPETMITYLREDKILFSCDLFGAHFATSDLFVKDETKIYESAKRYYAEIMMPFRTIIQKNLEKIEGINIDIIAPSHGPIHNKPTFIIDAYKHWIFDAPQNIVVIPYVSMHNSTRKMVEYFAEALIARGIAVKQFNLADSDIGELAMSLVDAATVVIGVPTVLAGAHPLAVYATYLVKILRPKLRFVSLIGSYGWGGKTVEQLASIISGLEVKILDAVLCKGLPKKEDFEALDRLADSVFENHKSLINS; this is encoded by the coding sequence ATGAACGCGAGAGAGTTGAAACCAAATGTTTACTGGGTTGGAGCCGTTGATTGGGATAGAAGATTATTTGACGAGCTTATACCTTTGCCAAACGGAACAAGTTATAATTCTTATTTAATTAAAGGTAGTGATAAAACGGCATTGGTAGATACTGTTGACCCGTCTAAAACATACATCCTTATAGATAGGTTGAATCAGTTAAGCGTAAAAAAAATAGATTATGTTATAATTAATCATGCCGAGCAAGACCATTCCGGCAGTTTGCCCGATATTTTAAAAATATATCCGGAAGCCAAAGTAGTAACTACTTCCAAATGCAAAACTATGCTTATTAATTTATTGGAAGTGTCTGAAGATAAGATTATATCTGTGGAAGATAGAGAAACGTTGTCATTAGGTGATAAAACACTTGAATTTATGCATTTCCCTTGGGTTCACTGGCCTGAAACAATGATAACTTATTTAAGGGAAGATAAGATTTTATTTTCGTGTGACCTTTTTGGCGCTCATTTTGCAACAAGTGATTTATTTGTAAAAGATGAAACAAAGATTTATGAATCGGCAAAAAGGTATTATGCAGAAATTATGATGCCTTTTAGAACGATAATACAGAAGAATTTAGAAAAAATAGAGGGTATAAATATAGATATTATCGCGCCAAGTCATGGTCCCATACACAATAAACCTACTTTTATAATTGATGCTTATAAACACTGGATATTTGATGCACCGCAAAATATAGTTGTAATTCCTTATGTGAGTATGCATAATAGCACAAGAAAAATGGTAGAATATTTTGCAGAAGCTTTGATTGCAAGAGGAATAGCCGTTAAGCAGTTTAACCTTGCAGACAGTGACATAGGGGAATTGGCAATGTCGTTAGTAGATGCTGCTACCGTTGTAATAGGTGTGCCTACTGTATTAGCCGGAGCGCATCCGCTTGCTGTTTATGCAACGTATCTTGTAAAAATATTAAGGCCTAAATTAAGATTTGTTTCTTTAATTGGTTCTTATGGTTGGGGTGGAAAGACAGTTGAACAACTTGCAAGTATTATTTCAGGATTGGAAGTGAAAATATTGGATGCCGTATTATGTAAAGGCTTACCAAAGAAAGAAGATTTTGAAGCGCTGGATAGATTGGCAGACAGTGTTTTTGAAAACCATAAAAGTTTAATAAACAGTTAA
- a CDS encoding cupin domain-containing protein translates to MECNKEQLCSECLSLKPHKLVDFVEYQKDSVVSKTIIDKKIGTVTVFSFDKGQGLSEHTASFDAMVCIIDGEAEITISGKPSIVKTGETMIMPANQPHSLKAITQYKMMLVMIRA, encoded by the coding sequence GTGGAATGTAACAAAGAACAATTATGCTCGGAATGTTTATCATTAAAACCACATAAGTTAGTTGATTTTGTAGAATATCAAAAGGATTCAGTTGTAAGTAAAACTATTATAGATAAAAAAATAGGAACGGTAACCGTATTCTCTTTTGATAAAGGACAAGGATTAAGCGAACATACAGCTTCTTTTGATGCTATGGTTTGCATTATTGATGGGGAAGCGGAAATTACCATATCCGGGAAACCGTCTATAGTTAAAACAGGCGAGACGATGATAATGCCGGCTAATCAGCCGCATTCATTAAAAGCAATAACTCAATATAAAATGATGTTAGTAATGATAAGGGCTTAA